The following proteins are encoded in a genomic region of Corylus avellana chromosome ca4, CavTom2PMs-1.0:
- the LOC132177668 gene encoding uncharacterized protein LOC132177668 — protein sequence MALAHEEPTGDREAEEMEAQPLEDTPLKEPPVFWTRFQGEVRQKAYIFDGYGNFFNKEWDLVEGRGNEFCWYHVELPKVNQNLSQSAQYLISVLCPPLKLQDILSLVSNGPYCGHVDGALVFRANSPGPPSSDFTFRIAARVTENSVITVSLGRVPRLGFSRMGQSLLSEIPRVESSSYLGGEEKEGSGIVIREHVLEFLLTMNHSEEADNPVPKSVSNLVVHILDTHVDHLQDVVTKLEMELDSVELQMDKGGFALKKQMLDDRRFPKMHLNLQRLLQVIAHGEQVFPRVKEKCSLKSWFASEDINSLEELIGQLRRLKDNVGFIANRVTAIQAGLDSWQAEQINRKLYYLSFLSIIFLPLSIITGVFGMNVGGVPWTGQTDQKIRDGFRNVMLLCAGMLLLVLLCFCFPALYTHIAAWHRRRGMRKSWSLNRKSFLKRTTGNGEVQERGGYLRI from the exons ATGGCCCTAGCTCATGAAGAACCAACGGGAGATAGAGAAGCAGAGGAAATGGAAGCGCAACCTTTGGAAGACACTCCTCTCAAGGAGCCGCCTGTCTTCTGGACTCGTTTTCAGGGTGAAGTGAGACAGAAAGCCTATATTTTTGATGGCTATGGGAACTTTTTCAATAAGGAATGGGATCTAGTAGAAGGTAGAGGCAATGAGTTTTGTTGGTATCATGTGGAACTGCCAAAAGTAAATCAAAATCTGTCACAATCTGCACAATACCTCATTAGTGTTCTTTGTCCACCTTTGAAACTCCAAGACATTCTTTCACTTGTCAGCAATGGACCCTATTGTGGGCATGTTGATGGGGCTCTTGTCTTCAGAGCTAATTCACCTGGTCCTCCCTCTAGTGATTTTACATTTAGAATTGCCGCTAGAGTTACTGAGAATTCAGTGATTACAGTATCATTGGGCCGTGTTCCGAGATTGGGCTTCTCACGGATGGGTCAGTCTCTTCTCTCAGAGATTCCTAGAGTGGAGAGTTCTTCTTATCTTGGGGGTGAAGAGAAGGAAGGGAGTGGAATTGTTATCAGGGAGCATGTTCTTGAGTTCTTGTTGACAATGAATCACTCTGAGGAGGCTGATAATCCTGTGCCAAAATCTGTTTCTAATCTTGTTGTTCACATTCTCGACACGCATGTGGATCACCTTCAAGATGTTGTGACCAAACTCGAGATGGAGCTGGATTCTGTGGAGCTTCAAATGGATAAAG GTGGTTTTGCTTTGAAGAAGCAAATGCTAGATGATAGAAGATTCCCCAAAATGCATCTTAATTTGCAGCGCCTTTTGCAG GTGATAGCACATGGGGAGCAAGTATTTCCAcgagtgaaagaaaaatgttcttTAAAAAGTTGGTTTGCTAGCGAAGACATTAACTCTCTTGAAGAGTTGATTGGACAGTTAAGGAGGCTAAAAGACAATGTGGGGTTTATAGCAAATCGTGTCACTGCAATCCAAGCTGGCCTTGATAGCTGGCAGGCTGAGCAAATAAACAGGAAACTGTATTATCTTTCATTCCTTTCAATAATATTCCTTCCTTTGTCCATCATTACCGGAG TGTTTGGCATGAATGTGGGAGGAGTTCCATGGACAGGGCAAACGGACCAAAAGATAAGAGATGGTTTCCGTAATGTCATGCTACTCTGCGCGGGAATGTTACTTCTGGTGCTGCTGTGCTTCTGTTTCCCTGCTCTTTATACCCATATAGCTGCTTGGCACCGGAGGAGGGGTATGAGGAAAAGCTGGTCTCTCAACAGGAAGTCATTCCTGAAGAGAACCACAGGAAATGGAGAAGTTCAAGAAAGAGGAGGTTACCTCCGGATTTGA